One genomic region from Halopiger aswanensis encodes:
- a CDS encoding DUF7342 family protein: protein MSGRERVRHVVELLDEPAPVQEIADRADVARTTADDELQRLQSDDWVRETTIDGTKAYDLN from the coding sequence ATGAGTGGACGTGAACGCGTCCGCCATGTCGTAGAGTTACTTGACGAACCAGCACCAGTCCAAGAGATTGCCGACCGAGCAGATGTCGCTCGCACGACAGCGGATGATGAACTCCAGCGACTGCAGAGTGACGACTGGGTCAGAGAAACGACGATTGATGGGACGAAAGCGTACGACTTGAAC